In Patescibacteria group bacterium, the following proteins share a genomic window:
- the ftsW gene encoding putative lipid II flippase FtsW — MKSRVNFRKKRSDYVLSIVIFALVLFGLIMIYSVSKYYSLQVTNGITDKYWLSRQVLFVILGLITWTIFQAIDYRVWEKYSKYMLYVTIGLLLLPIFVGFSEGNTAQRWIGLGTASFQPAEMAKITLIIYLASWFSKKKDSEIDSLTIPFFIVMIVISLIMLVQKDLGTLTVMLGIAAAMFFMSGVSLQNIAFGGGIGALLVYLAIKLEPYRLERLTAFINPNSDASGAGYHIRNALIAVGSGGLFGLGFGQSRQKYLYLPEAHTDSIFAIISEELGFFRSALFVLIFGFVALRGYKIAKNAPDKFSSLMAIGITTWFFWQAFINIGAMLSILPLTGIPLPFISYGGSSLLFLMAATGILVNISKEA, encoded by the coding sequence ATGAAAAGCAGAGTAAATTTCAGAAAAAAAAGATCTGATTATGTGTTATCAATCGTGATTTTTGCCTTGGTTTTATTTGGGCTTATCATGATTTATTCTGTTTCCAAATATTATTCTCTCCAGGTCACAAATGGCATTACTGACAAATATTGGCTTTCAAGGCAAGTGCTGTTTGTTATACTCGGCCTTATTACCTGGACAATTTTTCAGGCGATTGATTACCGGGTATGGGAAAAATATAGCAAATATATGTTGTATGTTACCATTGGGCTTCTGTTATTACCGATTTTTGTAGGATTTTCAGAAGGAAATACTGCGCAGCGTTGGATAGGTTTGGGTACAGCTTCTTTCCAGCCGGCTGAAATGGCAAAAATAACATTAATAATTTATTTGGCAAGCTGGTTTTCCAAAAAGAAGGATTCTGAAATTGATTCTTTGACTATTCCATTTTTTATTGTGATGATTGTAATTTCTTTAATCATGTTGGTCCAGAAGGATCTTGGAACTCTTACGGTTATGTTGGGAATTGCCGCTGCAATGTTTTTTATGTCTGGTGTTTCGTTGCAAAATATTGCATTTGGCGGTGGAATAGGAGCCTTGTTGGTCTATCTGGCAATTAAGCTTGAGCCATATCGGCTAGAACGACTGACTGCATTTATCAATCCTAACTCTGATGCTTCTGGTGCTGGGTACCACATTCGAAACGCCCTAATTGCTGTTGGATCTGGGGGATTGTTTGGCTTGGGATTTGGGCAAAGCCGGCAGAAATATTTATATTTACCCGAGGCCCATACCGATTCTATTTTTGCAATCATTTCCGAGGAGTTGGGTTTTTTTCGCAGTGCCTTATTTGTTTTGATTTTTGGTTTTGTTGCACTTCGCGGATATAAAATAGCTAAAAATGCTCCAGATAAATTTTCGTCTTTAATGGCGATCGGAATTACCACATGGTTTTTCTGGCAGGCATTCATCAATATCGGTGCCATGCTTTCGATTCTTCCGCTTACTGGAATTCCTCTTCCGTTTATCAGTTATGGAGGCTCGTCCTTATTGTTTTTAATGGCGGCAACAGGTATACTGGTTAACATCTCTAAAGAGGCTTAA
- a CDS encoding glycine--tRNA ligase, which produces MAKENMESSLVADASRDKMDKIISLCKRRGFIFQSSEIYGGIGGVYDFGPLGVEMKRNLKDEWWRKFVTSREDMVGLDAGIIMNAKVWEASGHTGSGFTDPLRECKKCHHRFRADQLEKDVCPDCGGELTEEKSFNILVKTFLGPVEDSSTLTYLRGETAQGIFVNFKNVTESSRKKIPFGIAQIGKAFRNEITPGNYIFRTREFEQAEIEYFITPDKEESKKWYTTWIDAVKHFYTDLGIKEDNLAIYEHPKEKLSHYSIGTSDIEYKYPFGQSELAGIAQRTDFDLSQHTKFSGTDLSYFDEQGGKRFIPYVVEPSMGIDRALLAFLCDAYDESDGSDGRESGEVTLRLHPKLAPVKVAVFPLMKKEGLPEVAKKISDELKAAGLNVFYDESGSVGRRYRRQDEIGTPWCVTVDFDSLKDNSVTIRDRDTMKQERVAIDKVTEHICGKLK; this is translated from the coding sequence ATGGCCAAAGAAAATATGGAATCGTCTCTCGTCGCTGACGCTTCTCGAGATAAAATGGATAAGATCATTTCGCTCTGCAAGAGAAGGGGATTTATATTCCAATCTTCCGAGATATATGGCGGAATCGGCGGAGTGTACGACTTTGGCCCCTTGGGCGTGGAGATGAAGCGGAATCTGAAAGACGAATGGTGGAGGAAATTTGTCACTTCACGCGAAGATATGGTCGGTCTCGATGCAGGTATAATCATGAATGCGAAGGTTTGGGAGGCTTCTGGTCACACAGGATCAGGCTTCACCGATCCTCTTCGTGAGTGCAAAAAGTGCCATCACAGATTCCGAGCCGATCAGCTCGAGAAAGACGTTTGCCCGGATTGCGGCGGCGAGCTTACAGAGGAGAAGAGTTTCAATATTCTCGTAAAGACATTCCTGGGTCCTGTAGAAGACAGCTCTACCCTCACATATCTGCGTGGTGAGACTGCCCAGGGTATATTCGTCAACTTCAAAAACGTGACTGAATCGTCGAGAAAAAAAATCCCATTCGGTATCGCCCAGATCGGAAAGGCTTTTAGGAACGAAATCACGCCTGGCAACTATATTTTCCGTACGCGTGAGTTCGAGCAGGCTGAAATAGAGTATTTCATCACGCCTGACAAAGAGGAATCTAAAAAGTGGTACACTACCTGGATCGATGCGGTAAAACATTTCTACACCGATCTCGGCATCAAAGAGGACAATTTAGCTATATACGAACACCCGAAGGAGAAGCTGTCGCATTACTCGATCGGCACGTCTGATATCGAATATAAATATCCGTTTGGCCAATCTGAGCTTGCCGGGATTGCCCAGCGAACTGATTTCGATCTTTCACAACACACAAAGTTCTCAGGCACAGATCTTTCGTATTTCGATGAACAAGGCGGCAAACGCTTCATTCCGTATGTAGTTGAGCCTTCGATGGGAATTGACCGGGCACTGCTCGCCTTCCTTTGTGATGCCTATGATGAATCCGATGGATCGGATGGCCGCGAATCCGGCGAGGTGACCCTACGTTTGCACCCCAAGCTAGCACCGGTGAAAGTTGCCGTTTTCCCACTCATGAAGAAAGAGGGGCTTCCAGAGGTTGCCAAGAAGATATCGGATGAGCTTAAGGCCGCAGGGCTCAATGTGTTTTATGACGAATCAGGCTCGGTTGGTCGAAGGTATAGAAGGCAGGATGAGATCGGGACCCCTTGGTGCGTGACGGTTGATTTTGATTCCTTAAAAGACAATTCAGTCACAATTCGCGATCGCGACACAATGAAACAGGAGCGGGTCGCCATTGATAAAGTTACAGAACATATTTGCGGAAAATTAAAATAG
- the recO gene encoding DNA repair protein RecO → MNSYRTNGIVIKRMNFGEADRILTILTERFGKVKAISRGVRKSTSRLGGHLEPFMVVDFQLYEGKTFYTITGAEIISEFSKLHCDLPKMAKAYVAGELVDNFLHENEKSEQTYKILAQILDLIEKNEKNFLINAFALKLIETAGFQPEFYECVNCKEKITEGENYWDNLEGGVICKNCAPTSRGTKISNEFIKALRFIEKNDFETIGKLKLDKSIEQEIDQILDEYIRTILEKNLKSKKFLNNVK, encoded by the coding sequence ATGAACTCATATAGAACAAATGGAATCGTAATAAAACGTATGAATTTTGGCGAAGCCGATCGTATTTTGACGATTTTAACGGAGCGATTTGGTAAGGTGAAGGCGATTTCGCGCGGAGTCCGAAAATCCACATCCAGGCTTGGCGGCCACCTGGAGCCATTTATGGTTGTCGATTTTCAGCTTTATGAGGGCAAAACTTTTTATACAATCACCGGCGCGGAAATTATTTCTGAATTTTCAAAATTGCACTGCGATCTTCCCAAAATGGCGAAGGCCTATGTAGCCGGCGAACTTGTCGATAATTTTCTGCATGAAAACGAAAAATCAGAGCAAACTTACAAAATTCTCGCGCAAATTCTCGATCTTATCGAGAAAAATGAAAAGAACTTTTTGATCAATGCCTTTGCCCTTAAACTTATTGAAACAGCAGGATTTCAGCCGGAGTTTTATGAGTGTGTAAACTGCAAAGAAAAAATCACCGAAGGGGAGAACTATTGGGACAATTTAGAGGGCGGAGTAATCTGCAAGAATTGTGCCCCGACCAGTCGGGGTACAAAAATATCGAACGAATTTATAAAAGCGCTGCGGTTTATCGAGAAAAATGATTTTGAAACCATTGGCAAACTAAAGCTCGACAAGAGTATCGAGCAAGAAATAGACCAAATTTTGGATGAGTATATACGAACTATTTTGGAAAAGAATTTAAAAAGCAAAAAATTTTTGAATAATGTGAAATAA
- a CDS encoding M15 family metallopeptidase, with protein MNQKIEKFKNTPIPNLDDIRNQKFGYRDLPIKPEDDDVVDLLTLGIAGENYYFNFKLDDGGRVLGAIPNLFARKTVADKLVKINQELKPAGVELFVRDTYRPPEVQKFMHDEWAPHHFKKLHQDWSEEKIKNEVNNFWAYVNKNGTWEVDPKSPPPHTTGAAVDLTLCKIGSKEFLNMGAKFDEMEESVFTDFLEKLEIEDSEQIEFRENRRLLYWVMLGEGFVNNPTEWWHYSFGDQMWATLSHKPYAVYSNISIQK; from the coding sequence ATGAATCAAAAAATTGAAAAATTCAAAAATACGCCGATACCAAATCTTGATGATATTCGAAATCAAAAGTTTGGTTATAGAGATTTGCCTATCAAGCCAGAAGATGATGATGTGGTTGATCTTCTAACACTTGGCATCGCCGGTGAAAATTATTACTTCAATTTCAAACTTGATGATGGCGGCAGGGTCTTAGGTGCGATACCAAATCTTTTTGCTCGAAAAACTGTTGCGGATAAATTAGTCAAAATAAATCAGGAATTAAAACCAGCCGGAGTCGAGCTTTTTGTTCGCGACACATACCGGCCGCCGGAGGTGCAGAAATTTATGCACGATGAGTGGGCACCGCATCATTTCAAAAAATTACATCAGGATTGGTCAGAAGAAAAAATTAAAAACGAAGTTAATAATTTTTGGGCTTACGTGAACAAGAATGGAACATGGGAAGTTGACCCGAAATCGCCGCCGCCGCATACCACTGGTGCTGCTGTTGATCTAACTTTATGTAAAATCGGCTCGAAAGAATTTCTCAATATGGGAGCAAAATTTGATGAAATGGAAGAGTCGGTTTTCACTGATTTCTTGGAAAAATTAGAAATTGAAGATTCTGAACAAATAGAATTCAGAGAAAATCGCCGGCTTTTGTATTGGGTGATGCTTGGAGAAGGGTTTGTAAATAACCCTACCGAGTGGTGGCACTATTCTTTCGGTGATCAGATGTGGGCTACGTTATCCCACAAGCCCTATGCTGTATATTCAAATATTTCGATTCAAAAATGA
- the mraZ gene encoding division/cell wall cluster transcriptional repressor MraZ, whose translation MFIGEFTHSIDEKGRLSIPAKFRASLSEGCVVTRGLDHCLWIYSIAEWEKLAGKIAELPLTQKNARSFSRLMLSGATDSKLDRAGRIILPGYLKEYAGIKTKAVVAGVFNRIEVWPEDTWKNFKKEMEDNSDDIAENLSEIGF comes from the coding sequence ATGTTCATTGGCGAATTCACACACTCGATTGATGAAAAAGGCAGGCTCTCAATACCGGCCAAATTTCGTGCATCGCTTTCGGAGGGGTGCGTGGTTACTCGTGGCTTAGATCATTGCCTGTGGATATATTCCATCGCCGAGTGGGAAAAGTTGGCGGGTAAGATCGCAGAATTACCGCTCACACAAAAAAATGCCCGAAGCTTTTCAAGGCTCATGCTTTCCGGAGCTACAGATTCAAAACTGGATCGCGCCGGCAGAATTATTCTCCCGGGATACCTCAAGGAATATGCTGGGATCAAGACTAAAGCCGTTGTTGCGGGAGTGTTTAACAGAATCGAAGTATGGCCAGAAGATACTTGGAAGAACTTTAAAAAAGAAATGGAAGATAATTCGGATGATATTGCCGAAAATCTTTCCGAAATTGGATTTTAA
- a CDS encoding penicillin-binding protein 2 translates to MNSQNKLINRFKVISVLAVIMVAVILWRMFEKQILQHSEYIALAEGQQRFETTDIAQRGRIYVHDSIGGEDSLYPLAFDVKSFSLWVVPKQVIDKEKTADELSALVGVDSKTIFDEINNDKLYVPPIKKGMSYELSDQIKAKKFSGVFIMPEYSRYYPELTLASQLLGFVNAEGKGNYGFEGHYDKELQGTSGQTIGEKDTLGRVINLLEQKDPKDGTSYVLTIDRSVQYYVERTLRESLTKYQADSGTIIIMDVKTGGIVAMANEPGYDPNQYRIVAKDNSNIFMNPAISGLYEPGSIMKPITMAGALDSGAVTPDTTETFGSEVEIGGYTIHTAEGKAFGTENMSQIIQNSDNIGMAWVSEKEGKDNIYKYLNEFNILNKTNIDLDGEVEGSVPPFKQWQDINRATIAFGQGVSVTPLEMVCAYTAIANKGKYIYPHVVDKILNSDGTETQIQKTEGKQVVKTETAAQVTEMLKSVFATGHDQKAAIPGVEIAVKTGTAQVPKPEGGYEEGIFNHSFMGFAPANDPRFVMLVKLDKPKAATYAESTSAPVWGQIGNFLVNYYYKLVPNKPSN, encoded by the coding sequence ATGAATTCACAAAATAAATTGATAAACCGCTTTAAAGTTATTAGCGTACTCGCGGTAATTATGGTAGCGGTGATTTTGTGGCGGATGTTTGAAAAACAAATTTTGCAACACAGCGAATATATTGCACTCGCAGAAGGCCAACAACGTTTTGAGACGACTGATATCGCACAACGCGGAAGAATCTATGTTCACGACTCAATCGGAGGAGAGGATTCTCTTTATCCGCTGGCTTTTGATGTAAAATCTTTTTCCCTTTGGGTTGTGCCTAAACAAGTGATAGATAAGGAAAAAACTGCGGATGAGCTCAGTGCTCTGGTCGGGGTGGATAGTAAAACAATTTTTGATGAGATCAATAACGATAAATTGTACGTTCCTCCAATTAAAAAGGGTATGAGTTACGAACTTTCGGATCAGATAAAGGCTAAAAAATTTTCCGGAGTCTTTATTATGCCGGAATATAGCCGTTATTATCCTGAATTAACCTTGGCGTCTCAGCTTCTTGGTTTTGTGAATGCTGAGGGAAAAGGAAATTATGGGTTTGAGGGGCATTATGATAAAGAGCTGCAAGGAACATCAGGGCAGACCATTGGAGAAAAAGACACGTTAGGGAGAGTGATTAATCTTCTTGAACAAAAGGATCCGAAGGATGGAACCAGTTATGTCCTTACTATAGATCGGTCTGTGCAGTATTATGTTGAGCGGACGCTCAGAGAGTCACTCACTAAATATCAAGCCGATTCAGGAACAATTATAATAATGGATGTTAAGACGGGCGGGATTGTGGCCATGGCAAATGAACCCGGTTATGATCCGAACCAATATCGAATAGTAGCAAAAGACAATTCAAATATTTTTATGAACCCGGCAATTTCCGGGCTCTATGAACCTGGCAGCATTATGAAACCGATCACGATGGCAGGCGCGCTTGATAGCGGTGCGGTTACTCCCGACACAACAGAAACTTTTGGATCCGAGGTCGAGATTGGCGGATATACAATTCATACAGCGGAGGGGAAAGCGTTTGGTACAGAAAATATGTCTCAGATCATTCAAAATTCAGATAACATTGGTATGGCGTGGGTTTCTGAAAAAGAAGGTAAAGATAATATTTATAAATATTTAAATGAATTTAATATTTTGAATAAAACAAACATAGACCTTGACGGGGAAGTTGAAGGCTCTGTCCCGCCTTTCAAGCAATGGCAGGATATTAACCGGGCAACTATTGCATTTGGCCAGGGTGTTTCTGTAACTCCGCTTGAAATGGTTTGTGCCTACACTGCGATTGCCAACAAGGGCAAATATATTTACCCGCATGTTGTTGATAAAATACTTAATTCTGATGGCACTGAAACTCAGATTCAGAAAACAGAAGGAAAGCAGGTTGTAAAAACTGAAACCGCAGCACAAGTGACGGAAATGTTAAAATCGGTTTTTGCCACAGGGCATGATCAAAAGGCAGCTATTCCCGGGGTTGAAATTGCTGTCAAAACAGGAACTGCCCAAGTTCCTAAGCCAGAAGGGGGGTATGAAGAGGGAATTTTCAACCATTCATTCATGGGTTTTGCTCCTGCAAACGATCCGAGATTTGTAATGTTGGTTAAGCTAGATAAACCCAAAGCCGCGACATATGCAGAGTCAACCTCGGCACCGGTTTGGGGGCAAATTGGAAATTTTTTAGTAAATTATTATTATAAACTAGTGCCCAATAAACCTTCGAACTAA
- the murD gene encoding UDP-N-acetylmuramoyl-L-alanine--D-glutamate ligase, with translation MKNFRFKDKKVAVLGLGIEGVALSAFLVNKCESVTLLDQKEEDDLRKNQDLPGISEILDNPTFSKIFGKEYLFNLKRFDVIFRSPGIPYLSPEIQEAKANGVEISSQIKLFFELCPASIIGVTGTKGKGTTASLIYDILKKKTPKESLWDQKSGNINKVFFAGNIGHPAISLIDEISEVDTAILELSSFQLQDLNLSPHIAVITNISIDHLDYHKDENEYHEAKESIVKFQNKNDFAVINQDYLTSFEFASLTSGKTYYFSGENSVDEGAFIRKLQNPNAKLRTKEDQNDVYEVVLRIDDKEEIICGSDEIKLVGRHNLENVAAASITSMLAGASIDEIRDGVKNFDPLPHRLEFVREINGVKIYNDSFATNPDPTMAAINSFSSEKILILGGSSKGANFDELAEKIVHGNVAGVVLIGDEAKKIKNSLEKYNFPGEIVCANHDFKKAIFESLRIAKPGSIIIFSPACASFDMFKNYKDRGNKFKEMIAQAK, from the coding sequence ATGAAAAACTTCCGTTTTAAAGACAAAAAGGTGGCAGTGTTGGGTTTGGGCATTGAGGGCGTCGCCCTGTCAGCTTTTCTTGTCAATAAGTGTGAAAGTGTAACCCTGCTTGACCAGAAGGAAGAAGATGATCTTCGGAAGAATCAGGACCTTCCTGGAATTTCTGAAATTCTTGACAATCCAACTTTTTCGAAAATTTTTGGTAAAGAATATTTATTTAATTTAAAACGCTTTGATGTCATATTCCGCTCTCCCGGGATTCCATATTTGAGCCCAGAAATTCAAGAAGCCAAAGCAAATGGCGTCGAGATATCCAGTCAGATTAAACTTTTCTTTGAATTGTGCCCGGCAAGTATAATTGGAGTAACTGGGACAAAGGGAAAGGGGACCACTGCTTCCTTGATATACGATATATTAAAGAAGAAAACCCCGAAGGAGTCCCTTTGGGATCAAAAATCCGGAAACATAAATAAAGTTTTTTTTGCCGGAAATATTGGGCATCCGGCAATTTCATTAATTGATGAAATTTCCGAAGTAGATACAGCAATTTTAGAGCTTTCAAGTTTCCAGCTTCAAGACTTAAATTTAAGTCCACATATAGCTGTAATCACAAATATTTCTATCGACCATCTGGATTATCACAAAGATGAAAATGAATATCACGAAGCAAAAGAGTCTATAGTAAAATTTCAAAACAAAAATGACTTTGCTGTTATTAATCAGGATTATTTAACTTCGTTTGAGTTTGCAAGCTTAACTTCTGGAAAAACGTACTATTTTTCAGGTGAAAATTCGGTGGATGAGGGCGCATTTATTAGAAAACTGCAAAATCCAAATGCCAAACTACGAACAAAAGAAGATCAAAATGATGTGTATGAGGTTGTATTACGAATCGATGACAAAGAAGAGATTATTTGCGGATCTGATGAAATAAAATTAGTCGGTCGGCACAATTTAGAAAATGTGGCTGCTGCCTCTATTACATCTATGCTTGCCGGCGCTAGCATTGACGAAATAAGAGATGGTGTAAAAAATTTTGATCCTTTGCCCCACAGACTCGAATTTGTTCGGGAAATCAATGGTGTAAAAATATACAATGACTCTTTTGCTACTAATCCGGATCCAACAATGGCTGCCATAAATTCTTTTTCTTCAGAAAAAATTTTGATTTTAGGCGGCAGCAGCAAGGGAGCAAATTTTGATGAACTTGCGGAAAAAATTGTTCATGGCAACGTTGCCGGGGTTGTACTTATTGGAGACGAAGCTAAAAAAATCAAAAATAGCCTTGAAAAATATAATTTTCCTGGTGAAATTGTTTGCGCGAATCATGATTTTAAAAAAGCAATTTTTGAATCTTTGAGAATCGCAAAACCGGGTAGCATAATCATTTTTTCACCAGCATGCGCATCATTTGATATGTTCAAAAACTATAAAGATCGAGGGAATAAATTTAAAGAAATGATAGCTCAAGCCAAATGA
- the mraY gene encoding phospho-N-acetylmuramoyl-pentapeptide-transferase, translating into MEIIKIFIPDLTRLLWLSVISFLIAVAWTPVFTNFLYKNNLGKRIRESKNAPIMASLHAKKAGTPTMGGILIWVTTALLTLIFNLERSATWLPLFCLVATGIVGAVDDLMNIRGQGPNGGGMRFRDKFLLYAVIAATGAWWFYVKLGWDSIHVPGFGDYVIGAWYIPLFIIALVWMAFSSNETDGLDGLAGGIFALAYFAYAVIALTQGKVELAAFCGTVMGALLAFLWFNIPPARFFMGDTGSMALGLTLGVIAFLTNSVIVLPIITLIFTIEGLSFIVQFLSKKLRNGKKIFLSSPIHHHFEAIGWPEYKITMRFWIIGAVSTIAGLVIALLGTGK; encoded by the coding sequence ATGGAAATTATCAAAATTTTTATTCCGGACCTCACTCGTCTTCTATGGTTATCGGTGATCTCTTTTTTGATTGCGGTAGCCTGGACACCGGTTTTTACAAATTTTTTGTATAAAAATAACCTCGGAAAAAGAATTCGAGAAAGTAAGAATGCGCCAATTATGGCTTCGCTCCACGCCAAAAAGGCCGGAACTCCTACAATGGGAGGAATTTTGATTTGGGTAACTACGGCACTTCTTACCCTAATTTTTAATCTTGAAAGATCGGCAACCTGGTTACCACTTTTTTGTCTTGTTGCTACCGGAATAGTGGGGGCTGTTGATGACCTTATGAACATTCGAGGACAAGGACCAAATGGTGGTGGTATGCGATTTAGAGACAAATTTTTATTATATGCGGTAATTGCAGCAACGGGCGCTTGGTGGTTTTATGTAAAATTGGGCTGGGACAGCATTCATGTGCCCGGTTTTGGTGATTATGTGATTGGGGCCTGGTACATTCCTCTCTTTATCATTGCGTTGGTGTGGATGGCATTTTCATCAAATGAAACTGACGGCCTGGATGGGCTGGCTGGTGGCATTTTCGCTTTAGCGTATTTTGCCTATGCTGTCATTGCCCTAACACAAGGTAAGGTAGAGTTGGCTGCCTTTTGCGGCACAGTGATGGGTGCACTCTTGGCATTCTTGTGGTTCAATATTCCACCAGCGAGGTTTTTTATGGGAGACACGGGTTCGATGGCACTAGGATTAACCCTTGGCGTAATTGCTTTTCTGACTAATTCCGTCATAGTTCTTCCCATTATTACGCTCATTTTTACAATTGAGGGCTTAAGTTTTATTGTCCAATTTTTATCGAAGAAGCTTCGCAATGGCAAAAAAATATTTTTATCATCGCCAATTCACCATCATTTTGAAGCAATTGGGTGGCCCGAATATAAGATCACAATGCGTTTTTGGATTATTGGAGCTGTCTCAACGATTGCCGGCTTGGTCATTGCCCTTCTTGGAACTGGAAAATAG
- a CDS encoding NTP transferase domain-containing protein: MEIAAVVLAAGKGKRMGSENGSEIPKVMFKANGKPVVSYLIQSLCDAGLKKIVLVVGYKQEIVRDYFKDQVEYAVQEEQLGTGHATMSARVNLEGKSDAVIVCCGDAPLFKPETIKNLIDLYTNEKPTIAMLTVEYSDPTGYGRIIRNTEGNVDAIIEHKDCDEEQLKTTECNPAFYVFDSLWLWKNLANIKTNNTQGEYYLTDVIKMAKDQGKKISAVKIADETEVLGINTPEQLQQVENVLTSRIKN, from the coding sequence ATGGAAATTGCAGCAGTTGTGCTCGCGGCAGGGAAGGGGAAACGCATGGGTAGCGAAAATGGATCAGAAATCCCAAAAGTCATGTTTAAGGCGAATGGTAAACCGGTAGTAAGTTATTTGATTCAATCGTTATGCGATGCTGGCCTTAAGAAAATTGTTCTTGTTGTGGGATATAAACAAGAAATTGTCCGCGATTATTTTAAAGACCAGGTTGAGTATGCAGTACAGGAAGAACAGCTCGGCACTGGCCATGCGACAATGTCTGCGCGAGTAAATCTGGAAGGCAAATCGGATGCGGTCATAGTTTGTTGCGGCGATGCCCCATTATTCAAACCCGAAACGATCAAAAATCTCATCGATCTATACACAAATGAAAAACCAACGATCGCAATGCTTACCGTGGAATACTCTGACCCGACAGGCTACGGCAGGATAATTCGAAACACTGAAGGTAACGTTGATGCAATTATTGAACACAAAGATTGCGATGAAGAACAGCTAAAAACCACAGAATGCAATCCGGCTTTTTATGTTTTCGACTCTCTCTGGCTTTGGAAAAATCTAGCAAATATTAAAACCAACAATACGCAAGGTGAATATTACCTTACGGATGTCATAAAAATGGCTAAAGATCAGGGCAAAAAAATCAGTGCGGTAAAAATTGCCGACGAAACCGAAGTTCTCGGCATAAACACACCAGAACAACTACAACAAGTGGAAAATGTTTTAACATCCAGAATTAAGAACTAA